In the Variovorax sp. S12S4 genome, one interval contains:
- a CDS encoding extracellular catalytic domain type 1 short-chain-length polyhydroxyalkanoate depolymerase — protein MVRRSTTASLFARAYERNLKALTKLTLSNSKRVTGQVQRATAKRLKPPPGRGDWLSGMALGPGGARGYHLFRPADLKLKPGERLPLMVMLHGCGQTGRDFAASTRMNALAVRQRFLVLYLEQDRLAHPQGCWNWYERRSGKADAEAATLMAAIDQACVLYPVDRERIALAGLSAGASMAALLATRYPLRFRAVVMHSGVAPGAAKSSATALGAMRGQHTPPMPSTAVGKAMGAAAVFATLPPMLVLHGDADAVVAPSNAVNSAAVWATAVGAKPGLARTLQRGKRHPMRVTQFRRKGRTLVTLCEIAGLGHAWSGGKASLLFSDPAGPDATRMVWAFAAAQFKREAPELDLTPGR, from the coding sequence CGAGCGCAACCTGAAGGCCCTGACCAAGCTCACGCTGAGCAACAGCAAGCGCGTGACGGGGCAGGTGCAGCGCGCCACCGCCAAGCGCCTCAAGCCGCCGCCGGGCCGGGGCGACTGGCTCAGCGGCATGGCGCTGGGCCCGGGCGGCGCACGGGGCTATCACCTGTTTCGCCCGGCCGACCTGAAGCTGAAGCCCGGCGAAAGGCTGCCGCTCATGGTCATGCTGCACGGCTGCGGCCAGACCGGCCGCGACTTTGCGGCCAGCACGCGCATGAACGCGCTCGCGGTGCGGCAACGCTTCCTGGTGCTCTACCTGGAACAAGACAGGCTGGCCCATCCGCAAGGCTGCTGGAACTGGTACGAGCGGCGCTCGGGCAAGGCCGACGCCGAAGCGGCCACGCTGATGGCGGCCATCGACCAGGCCTGCGTGCTGTATCCGGTAGACCGCGAGCGCATCGCGCTGGCTGGCCTCTCGGCCGGGGCCAGCATGGCGGCATTGCTGGCAACCCGCTACCCGCTGCGATTCCGCGCTGTGGTCATGCATTCGGGCGTGGCGCCGGGCGCCGCGAAATCTTCGGCCACCGCGCTGGGCGCGATGCGCGGCCAGCACACGCCGCCCATGCCCTCCACCGCGGTCGGCAAGGCGATGGGCGCCGCCGCAGTCTTCGCGACATTGCCGCCGATGCTGGTGCTGCACGGCGATGCCGATGCCGTGGTGGCGCCGAGCAACGCCGTCAACAGTGCGGCCGTGTGGGCCACGGCGGTGGGCGCAAAGCCGGGGCTCGCGCGCACGCTCCAGCGCGGCAAGCGGCACCCCATGCGGGTGACCCAGTTCCGCCGCAAGGGCCGCACGCTGGTCACGCTGTGCGAGATTGCGGGTTTGGGCCACGCGTGGAGCGGCGGCAAGGCCAGCCTGCTTTTCAGCGACCCGGCCGGGCCGGATGCCACGCGGATGGTCTGGGCCTTTGCGGCGGCGCAATTCAAGCGCGAGGCGCCGGAGCTTGACCTGACACCGGGACGTTAA
- the urtA gene encoding urea ABC transporter substrate-binding protein: protein MQRRFTLKALTAAVALASISAAPAFAADTIKVGVLHSLSGTMAISETVLKDTVLMAIEDINKKGGVLGKQLEPVVVDPASNWPLFAEKTKQLLGQDKVSVIFGCWTSVSRKSVLPVVEEMNGLLFYPVQYEGEELSKNVFYTGAAPNQQAIPAVDYLMSKEGGGAKRWVLLGTDYVYPRTTNKILRAYLKSKGVKDTDIDEKYTPFGHSDYQTIVADIKKFSAGGKTAVVSTINGDSNVPFYKELGNAGLKAKDVPVVAFSVGEEELRGVDTKPLVGHLAAWNYFMSIKNPTNTAFIKQWGDYAKAKNIAGHKDKPLTNDPMEATWIGIHMWKQAVEKAKSTDTDKVIAAMAGQTFTAPSGIVSKMDEKNHHLHKSVFIGEIKADGQFSVVWKTPGPVKAKPWSPYIEGNDKKPDQPAGKSL from the coding sequence ATGCAACGTCGTTTCACCCTCAAGGCGCTCACCGCCGCCGTCGCCCTGGCCAGCATCTCCGCTGCGCCGGCATTCGCTGCCGACACCATCAAGGTCGGCGTGCTGCACTCGCTGTCGGGCACGATGGCCATTTCTGAAACCGTGTTGAAAGACACGGTGCTGATGGCCATTGAAGACATCAACAAGAAGGGCGGCGTGCTGGGCAAGCAGCTCGAGCCCGTGGTGGTCGACCCCGCTTCCAACTGGCCCCTGTTCGCCGAAAAGACCAAGCAACTGCTCGGCCAGGACAAGGTTTCGGTGATCTTCGGCTGCTGGACCTCGGTGTCGCGCAAGTCGGTGCTGCCGGTGGTCGAGGAAATGAACGGCCTGCTGTTCTACCCCGTGCAATACGAAGGCGAAGAGCTCTCCAAGAACGTGTTCTACACCGGCGCCGCGCCCAACCAGCAAGCCATTCCGGCCGTCGACTACCTGATGAGCAAGGAAGGCGGCGGCGCCAAGCGCTGGGTGCTGCTGGGCACCGACTACGTGTACCCCCGCACCACCAACAAGATCCTGCGCGCCTACCTGAAGAGCAAGGGCGTGAAGGACACCGACATCGACGAGAAGTACACCCCCTTCGGCCACAGCGACTACCAGACCATCGTCGCCGACATCAAGAAGTTCTCGGCCGGCGGCAAGACGGCCGTGGTGTCGACCATCAACGGCGACTCCAACGTGCCCTTCTACAAGGAACTCGGCAACGCCGGCCTGAAGGCCAAGGACGTGCCAGTGGTGGCCTTCTCGGTAGGCGAAGAAGAACTGCGCGGCGTGGACACCAAGCCGCTGGTCGGCCACTTGGCCGCATGGAACTACTTCATGTCGATCAAGAACCCGACCAACACGGCGTTCATCAAGCAGTGGGGCGACTACGCCAAGGCCAAGAACATCGCCGGCCACAAGGACAAGCCGCTCACCAACGACCCGATGGAAGCCACCTGGATCGGCATCCACATGTGGAAGCAGGCCGTCGAGAAGGCCAAGAGCACGGACACCGACAAGGTGATTGCCGCCATGGCCGGCCAGACTTTCACTGCTCCTTCGGGCATCGTCTCGAAGATGGACGAGAAGAACCATCACCTGCACAAGAGCGTGTTCATCGGCGAGATCAAGGCCGACGGCCAGTTCAGCGTGGTGTGGAAGACGCCGGGCCCGGTCAAGGCCAAGCCGTGGAGCCCGTATATCGAAGGCAACGACAAGAAGCCGGATCAGCCGGCCGGCAAGTCGCTGTAA
- the urtB gene encoding urea ABC transporter permease subunit UrtB yields the protein MLLMATAAHALTADEARAIASGDSESRITALNKAVLTADEKTAAFIQAMSEDAVKYTEDKVFVMKDDKGYDPVTGAELKVPDTAEDVVNNNLMRGALDAAQAALKLTSKDDAVRAEAAQALFKEPDESRVPMVEKALAAETNPGIKAQLQLVRAASMLTSADKAKRLAAAKELGANSSPDTKLLLNQRLADETEADVKAAIVASIASIDGSLVWGDRINAVFSGISLGSVLLLAALGLAITYGLMGVINMAHGELMMIGAYATYVMQGIFQRYMPEAAFGWYLVAAVPVAFLASALVGAVLERGVIRFLYGRPLETLLATWGISLMLQQLVRTLFGAQNVGVENPGWMSGGFTMLSNVTLPWNRICIIIFAVLVLLAMGWLIGRTRLGLFVRGVTQNRPIASCMGVNTARIDTYAFALGSGIAGLAGCALSQIGNVGPDLGQSYIVDSFMVVVMGGVGQLAGTVYAAMGLGILNKFIEGWAGAVLAKIAVLVFIIIFIQKRPQGIFAVKGRSAEA from the coding sequence ATGCTGCTCATGGCAACGGCCGCTCACGCGTTGACCGCCGACGAAGCCAGGGCCATCGCCTCCGGCGATTCCGAATCGCGCATCACCGCGCTCAACAAGGCCGTGCTCACGGCCGACGAAAAAACCGCCGCTTTCATCCAGGCCATGTCGGAAGACGCGGTCAAGTACACCGAAGACAAGGTCTTCGTGATGAAGGATGACAAGGGCTACGACCCGGTGACCGGCGCCGAACTGAAAGTGCCCGACACCGCCGAGGACGTGGTGAACAACAACCTGATGCGCGGCGCGCTCGATGCCGCGCAGGCTGCGCTCAAGCTCACCAGCAAGGACGACGCGGTGCGCGCCGAAGCCGCGCAGGCGCTCTTCAAGGAGCCCGACGAATCCCGCGTGCCCATGGTCGAGAAGGCGCTGGCCGCCGAGACCAACCCCGGCATCAAGGCGCAGCTCCAGCTGGTGCGCGCCGCCAGCATGCTCACCAGCGCCGACAAGGCCAAGCGCCTCGCCGCGGCCAAGGAGTTGGGCGCCAACAGCAGCCCCGACACCAAGCTGCTGCTCAACCAGCGGCTCGCCGACGAGACCGAAGCGGACGTCAAGGCCGCCATCGTCGCTTCCATTGCCAGCATCGACGGCTCGCTGGTGTGGGGCGACCGCATCAACGCGGTGTTCAGCGGCATCAGCCTGGGCTCGGTGCTGCTGCTCGCCGCGCTGGGCCTGGCCATTACCTACGGCCTGATGGGCGTCATCAACATGGCGCACGGCGAGCTGATGATGATCGGCGCCTATGCCACCTACGTGATGCAGGGCATCTTCCAGCGCTACATGCCCGAGGCGGCCTTCGGCTGGTACCTGGTGGCGGCCGTTCCGGTGGCGTTCCTTGCGTCGGCGCTCGTCGGTGCGGTGCTCGAACGCGGGGTGATCCGCTTTCTTTACGGCCGCCCGCTCGAAACGCTGCTCGCCACCTGGGGCATCAGCCTGATGCTGCAGCAGCTCGTGCGCACGCTCTTCGGCGCGCAGAACGTCGGCGTGGAAAACCCCGGCTGGATGAGCGGCGGCTTCACCATGCTGAGCAACGTCACGCTGCCGTGGAACCGCATCTGCATCATCATCTTCGCAGTGCTGGTGCTGCTTGCGATGGGCTGGCTCATCGGCCGCACGCGCCTCGGCCTGTTCGTGCGCGGCGTCACGCAGAACCGCCCGATCGCCTCGTGCATGGGCGTGAACACGGCACGCATCGACACCTATGCCTTCGCGCTCGGCTCCGGCATTGCCGGCCTCGCAGGCTGTGCGCTGAGTCAGATCGGCAACGTGGGTCCTGACCTCGGACAGAGCTACATCGTCGACAGCTTCATGGTGGTCGTGATGGGCGGCGTAGGCCAGCTCGCGGGCACGGTGTATGCGGCCATGGGGCTCGGCATTCTCAACAAGTTCATCGAAGGCTGGGCGGGCGCGGTGCTCGCGAAGATTGCGGTGCTTGTCTTCATCATCATCTTCATTCAAAAGAGACCTCAGGGCATCTTCGCCGTGAAGGGCCGGAGCGCAGAGGCATGA
- the urtE gene encoding urea ABC transporter ATP-binding subunit UrtE, with the protein MLTVKNIHQYYGGSHILRDVSFQATLGKVTVLLGRNGVGKTTLLKSLMGLVPIKSGSIELEGKPIQKTTPYERARAGIGFVPQGREIFSRLTVEENLRMGLAYKSGSTPIPSELFELFPVLKQMINRRGGDLSGGQQQQLAIARALAPKPKLLILDEPTEGIQPSIIKDIGRVIRMLADRGDMAIVLCEQYYDFAQELADDYLVMERGEVIARGLGKDMEAQGVRQLVAI; encoded by the coding sequence ATGCTGACAGTCAAGAACATCCACCAGTACTACGGCGGCTCCCACATCCTGCGGGACGTGAGCTTCCAAGCAACGCTCGGCAAGGTCACCGTGCTGCTGGGCCGCAACGGCGTGGGCAAGACAACGCTTCTGAAGTCGTTGATGGGCCTGGTCCCCATCAAGAGCGGCAGTATCGAACTCGAAGGCAAGCCGATCCAAAAGACCACGCCCTACGAAAGAGCAAGAGCCGGCATCGGCTTTGTTCCCCAAGGCCGGGAGATCTTCTCAAGACTCACGGTGGAGGAAAACCTGCGCATGGGCCTCGCCTACAAGAGTGGCAGCACGCCCATTCCGTCGGAACTGTTCGAGCTGTTCCCCGTGCTCAAGCAAATGATCAACCGGCGGGGAGGCGACCTCTCCGGCGGGCAGCAGCAGCAGCTTGCCATTGCGCGTGCCCTGGCGCCCAAGCCCAAGCTGCTGATCCTCGACGAGCCGACCGAAGGCATCCAGCCCAGCATCATCAAGGACATCGGCCGCGTCATCCGCATGCTGGCCGATCGCGGCGACATGGCCATCGTGCTGTGCGAGCAGTACTACGACTTTGCCCAGGAACTGGCCGACGACTACCTTGTGATGGAGCGCGGCGAGGTGATTGCGCGCGGCCTCGGCAAGGACATGGAAGCGCAGGGCGTGCGCCAGCTCGTGGCGATCTGA
- the urtD gene encoding urea ABC transporter ATP-binding protein UrtD: protein MTPDLMEAGAERAARAHGMHYVSGSTESGGRSAGFGRIATPGEVDITHGRILYLEDVSVSFDGFKAINKLSLDIAPGELRCIIGPNGAGKTTMMDIITGKTRPDSGTVFFGSTIDLLRHREADIAQLGIGRKFQKPTVFEHLTVFENLELALKTNKGVRASMLFRLDSAQSDRLAEVLHTIHLADSVSRLAGNLSHGQKQWLEIGMLLMQDPKLLLLDEPVAGMTDEETARTAELFLTLKGKHSLMVVEHDMSFIRTISEIVTVLCDGSVLAQGTLDEVQSDERVIEVYLGR, encoded by the coding sequence ATGACGCCCGACCTGATGGAAGCCGGGGCCGAGCGCGCGGCAAGGGCCCACGGCATGCACTACGTGAGCGGCAGCACCGAGTCGGGCGGTCGTTCCGCCGGCTTCGGCCGCATTGCCACGCCGGGCGAGGTCGACATCACGCACGGCCGCATCCTGTACCTTGAGGACGTGAGCGTGAGCTTCGACGGCTTCAAGGCGATCAACAAGCTGTCGCTCGATATTGCGCCGGGCGAGCTGCGCTGCATCATCGGCCCCAACGGCGCGGGCAAGACGACGATGATGGACATCATCACCGGCAAGACGCGGCCCGACTCGGGCACGGTGTTCTTCGGCAGCACCATCGACCTGCTGCGCCACCGCGAGGCCGACATTGCCCAACTGGGCATCGGCCGCAAGTTCCAGAAGCCGACGGTGTTCGAGCATCTCACCGTGTTCGAGAACCTCGAGCTCGCGCTCAAGACCAACAAGGGCGTTCGCGCGTCGATGCTGTTCAGGCTCGACTCGGCGCAGAGCGACCGGCTGGCCGAAGTGCTGCACACCATTCACCTGGCTGACAGCGTGTCGCGCCTGGCCGGCAACCTGAGCCACGGCCAGAAGCAATGGCTCGAAATCGGCATGCTGCTGATGCAAGACCCGAAGCTGCTGCTGCTCGACGAGCCCGTCGCCGGCATGACCGACGAAGAAACCGCGCGCACCGCCGAGCTGTTTCTCACCCTCAAGGGCAAGCACTCGCTGATGGTGGTGGAGCACGACATGAGCTTCATCCGCACCATTTCCGAGATCGTGACCGTGCTGTGCGATGGATCGGTGCTCGCTCAAGGCACGTTGGACGAAGTGCAGTCCGATGAGCGCGTGATCGAGGTTTATCTTGGCCGCTGA
- the urtC gene encoding urea ABC transporter permease subunit UrtC, with amino-acid sequence MSSEVVLPTKGPLLSGKGWTAFFVTLIVVCAVAPVLNMVVPAGSPLHMSDYAVALVGKIMCYAICALAMDLIWGYTGILSLGHGLFFALGGYMMGMYLMRQIGRDGNYKSDLPDFMVFLDWKTLPWHWTFSDSFIATLILIVAVPGLIAFVFGFFAFRSRIKGVYFSIITQAMTFAAMLLFFRNETGFGGNNGFTDFKRILGIPIATQEMRMTLFALTGITLLGFFLFAKWLIGSKFGRVLQAIRDAETRVMFSGYNPLPYKLTIWVISAIMCGVAGALYVPQVGIINPGEMSAANSIEIAIWAAVGGRATLIGPIIGAFIVNGAKSWLTVAYPEYWLYFLGALFIAVTLFLPNGIVGLVKKWLSREKAAPAAPSAGREEAQRAMAAAQGMEPEALHAPLAPEVKGARA; translated from the coding sequence ATGAGCAGCGAGGTCGTACTTCCCACCAAAGGGCCGCTGTTGAGCGGCAAGGGCTGGACAGCCTTCTTCGTCACGCTGATCGTGGTGTGCGCCGTGGCACCGGTGCTCAACATGGTGGTGCCGGCCGGCAGCCCGCTGCACATGAGCGACTACGCCGTGGCGCTGGTCGGCAAGATCATGTGCTACGCCATCTGCGCGCTGGCCATGGACCTGATCTGGGGCTACACCGGCATCCTCTCGCTGGGCCATGGCCTCTTCTTTGCGCTGGGCGGTTACATGATGGGCATGTACCTCATGCGCCAGATCGGCCGCGACGGCAACTACAAGAGCGACCTGCCGGACTTCATGGTGTTTCTCGACTGGAAGACGCTGCCTTGGCACTGGACCTTCAGCGACAGCTTCATCGCCACGCTGATCCTCATCGTCGCGGTGCCGGGCCTCATCGCCTTCGTGTTCGGCTTCTTCGCCTTCCGCTCGCGCATCAAGGGCGTGTACTTCTCGATCATCACGCAGGCGATGACCTTTGCGGCGATGCTGCTGTTCTTCCGCAACGAGACGGGCTTTGGCGGCAACAACGGCTTTACCGACTTCAAGCGCATCCTCGGTATTCCGATTGCCACGCAAGAAATGCGCATGACGCTCTTCGCGCTCACAGGCATCACGCTGCTCGGCTTCTTCCTGTTTGCCAAATGGCTCATCGGCAGCAAGTTCGGTCGCGTGCTCCAAGCCATTCGCGATGCCGAAACGCGCGTGATGTTCTCGGGCTACAACCCGCTGCCTTACAAGCTCACCATCTGGGTCATCTCGGCCATCATGTGCGGCGTGGCCGGTGCGTTGTACGTGCCGCAGGTCGGCATCATCAACCCGGGCGAGATGAGCGCGGCCAACTCCATCGAGATCGCGATCTGGGCGGCCGTGGGGGGTCGCGCAACGCTCATCGGGCCGATCATCGGCGCTTTCATCGTCAACGGTGCGAAGAGCTGGCTCACTGTGGCGTACCCGGAGTACTGGCTGTACTTCCTTGGCGCGTTGTTCATTGCCGTCACGCTGTTCCTGCCGAACGGCATCGTGGGCCTGGTGAAGAAATGGCTGTCGCGTGAGAAGGCGGCACCCGCTGCACCGAGTGCCGGCCGCGAGGAAGCGCAGCGCGCCATGGCCGCCGCGCAGGGCATGGAGCCCGAGGCGCTGCATGCACCGCTCGCGCCTGAAGTGAAGGGAGCGCGCGCATGA